In Desulfomonilia bacterium, a single window of DNA contains:
- a CDS encoding penicillin acylase family protein: MKSSFKSVLLLAMILTFNACSSLNWYFKDSVPKPSGTISLQGIHSPVRIMRDDLGIPCIEAQNEDDLFFAAGYAMATDRLWQMYLMSMAAQGRLSELAGKSMLDMDIYLRTIDMRGILEESRKDLDERSLRSLESFSRGVTAYIRTHPNLPPEFRLTGFKPKEWTPDDSLLALCLFCFRLSSNASEELAFLEIAGKIGWDKAAWLFDTYPGEPVQTAEAGKLKTIDIRDLYPDGAAKEDVHAASISGMVNAASNNWAIMGTRTASGKSIIANDPHLFLSIPGPWMIMHLKCPTYEAAGVTLPGMPFIALGYNGNVAWGATMVMADSQDLFIEKIMKDRNNFRYLYKGEWKLVNDRTELFKIKGQRKPVKKTVLSTIHGPILNSNLTKILDTKLPAFDKYGIAFCGAKEGFVGAFKTFLDMGNVSNAAGMRSQILTIKGTYFNLVYGDADNIGWQISGAYPIRKKGMGFFPSPGWDGEYDWTGFIPMAELPHIENPAQGFVATANNRTVDETYPYRISNSWVSDERVSRIREVLGKTDKATLKSVMDLQFDRKSIFAGKLQGVLYSDGFKGELERAIDSLGDEKKIRNAKEALAFLNPDKFDGVLSPESASAAVYEAFLFSFDKNFIFDETGPYFPVLNRNYNQIVYRTDSPFWDNMKTDKTETRADVIAMTLSDAISLCESNMETDRSKWQWGKMHTYCFKNMASKSGITECLLGSYMNTKAFPAGGDWDTVNVSGYLMGKSFDSIVIPSMRFIVDFGLDEPACLVSVPGESGNPSSPHYSDMVPYFLKGKNHPLPFKEENIRKQYYDVLTIMPPEK; this comes from the coding sequence ATGAAATCATCCTTCAAATCTGTTTTGCTCCTTGCAATGATCCTGACCTTTAACGCCTGCTCGTCTTTGAACTGGTATTTCAAGGACTCTGTACCCAAGCCTTCGGGAACAATAAGCCTTCAGGGTATTCATTCTCCTGTGAGGATAATGAGGGACGATCTTGGCATACCCTGCATTGAAGCGCAGAACGAGGACGACCTGTTTTTCGCCGCCGGTTATGCAATGGCCACCGACAGGCTCTGGCAGATGTACCTGATGAGCATGGCCGCTCAGGGCAGGCTCTCGGAACTGGCCGGCAAATCGATGCTCGACATGGACATATATCTGAGGACAATCGACATGAGGGGCATCCTCGAAGAGAGCAGAAAAGATCTCGACGAAAGATCATTGAGGTCGCTCGAAAGCTTCTCCAGGGGCGTCACCGCATACATCAGGACCCATCCGAATCTGCCTCCTGAATTCAGGCTTACTGGCTTTAAACCCAAAGAATGGACGCCGGATGACTCCCTCCTGGCTTTATGTCTGTTCTGCTTCAGACTTTCATCCAATGCATCCGAAGAACTGGCTTTTCTCGAAATTGCAGGCAAGATCGGCTGGGACAAGGCGGCATGGCTTTTTGATACATATCCCGGAGAACCTGTTCAGACAGCGGAAGCCGGCAAACTTAAAACCATTGACATCAGAGATCTCTATCCTGACGGCGCAGCAAAAGAAGACGTCCATGCCGCATCCATATCTGGAATGGTCAATGCTGCGTCGAACAACTGGGCCATCATGGGAACAAGGACTGCCAGCGGCAAATCGATAATAGCCAATGACCCTCATCTTTTCCTCTCGATCCCCGGCCCGTGGATGATAATGCACCTTAAATGCCCGACATATGAGGCCGCAGGCGTCACGCTGCCGGGCATGCCTTTCATCGCTCTGGGTTACAACGGTAATGTCGCCTGGGGTGCAACCATGGTCATGGCCGACAGCCAGGATCTCTTCATCGAGAAGATCATGAAGGACCGTAATAATTTCAGATACCTCTATAAAGGCGAGTGGAAGCTCGTAAATGACAGGACGGAACTGTTCAAGATAAAAGGCCAAAGAAAGCCTGTGAAAAAGACGGTGCTTTCCACCATTCACGGCCCCATACTGAATTCAAACCTGACAAAAATCCTCGATACGAAGCTGCCTGCCTTCGATAAATACGGGATTGCATTCTGCGGTGCCAAAGAAGGATTCGTGGGCGCATTCAAAACATTCCTCGACATGGGCAATGTAAGTAACGCCGCCGGGATGAGGAGCCAAATACTGACCATAAAGGGCACATACTTCAATCTGGTATACGGCGATGCGGATAACATAGGCTGGCAGATTTCCGGCGCATATCCGATCAGGAAAAAAGGAATGGGTTTCTTCCCGTCACCCGGATGGGACGGAGAATACGACTGGACCGGCTTTATCCCCATGGCCGAACTGCCGCATATCGAAAATCCGGCACAGGGTTTCGTAGCAACCGCGAACAACAGGACGGTCGATGAAACATATCCCTACAGGATTTCCAATTCATGGGTGTCGGATGAACGGGTAAGCAGAATCAGGGAGGTCCTGGGCAAAACCGATAAGGCAACCCTAAAGTCCGTTATGGATCTTCAATTCGACAGAAAGTCCATATTCGCCGGCAAACTCCAGGGGGTATTATATTCCGACGGATTCAAAGGCGAACTCGAGAGGGCCATCGATTCACTGGGCGATGAAAAGAAAATCCGGAATGCAAAAGAGGCCCTGGCCTTTCTGAACCCCGATAAATTCGACGGTGTTCTTTCGCCTGAATCCGCATCCGCCGCAGTCTACGAGGCATTCCTCTTCTCTTTTGACAAAAACTTTATCTTTGACGAAACAGGCCCGTATTTCCCCGTTCTCAACCGGAATTACAACCAGATAGTATACAGGACGGATTCCCCGTTCTGGGACAATATGAAAACAGATAAAACAGAGACCAGGGCAGACGTCATTGCGATGACCCTTTCTGACGCAATAAGCCTGTGCGAGAGCAATATGGAAACCGACAGATCGAAATGGCAGTGGGGAAAGATGCATACATATTGTTTCAAAAACATGGCGTCCAAATCCGGCATAACCGAATGCCTGCTGGGAAGCTATATGAACACAAAGGCCTTTCCGGCCGGTGGCGACTGGGACACGGTGAACGTCAGCGGATACTTGATGGGTAAGAGCTTCGACTCGATTGTCATACCGTCCATGCGATTTATCGTCGATTTCGGACTGGACGAGCCTGCATGTCTTGTGTCAGTCCCTGGAGAGTCCGGAAACCCGTCCAGTCCCCACTATTCGGACATGGTGCCCTATTTTCTGAAGGGCAAAAATCACCCGTTGCCTTTCAAGGAGGAAAACATCAGAAAACAGTATTACGACGTGCTTACCATTATGCCACCTGAAAAATAG
- the ftsY gene encoding signal recognition particle-docking protein FtsY, with amino-acid sequence MNYTFKAHDYIIFILSYVFFALFAIDLSNPALLPVDLPAWIYLVIAFILNAWVLPLPGIHPRLPKPEELPPGLPPAEEIKAIPAEKPVPEKEAVSAQKKLEKGLAKTHKGFIDRIASVFSRHDRIDAAVLNELEETLVGTDIGIKTAYKIFEDLKKDIASVDTADAAMEKVRAEISRILSQRERRLEIKDESKPFVIMVSGVNGSGKTTTIAKIAWLLKNQGRSVIVAAADTFRAAAIEQLEHWANKAGADFIKSQEGADPTAVAYDGLEAAIKRGHDVLIIDTAGRLHTRENLMEELKKTKRVLDKKMPGAPNEVLLVLDATIGQNAIEQTRQFNNALGVTGIVLTKMDGSSKGGVIVGIADEFDIPIRFVGVGEAMDDLQEFDAGHFVDALFKNNVD; translated from the coding sequence TTGAATTACACGTTTAAAGCTCACGATTATATCATCTTTATTTTAAGCTATGTCTTCTTCGCCCTTTTTGCAATTGATCTGTCAAACCCGGCATTGCTTCCTGTTGATCTGCCGGCATGGATATATCTCGTCATAGCGTTTATTTTAAATGCCTGGGTATTGCCTCTGCCCGGCATACACCCCAGGCTTCCGAAACCTGAAGAACTTCCTCCCGGACTGCCGCCTGCGGAAGAGATAAAGGCAATACCTGCGGAAAAGCCTGTCCCGGAAAAAGAGGCGGTATCTGCTCAGAAAAAGCTCGAAAAAGGTCTGGCAAAGACCCACAAGGGCTTCATAGACAGGATAGCATCCGTTTTCAGCAGGCATGACAGGATCGATGCCGCCGTCTTGAATGAACTGGAAGAAACGCTGGTCGGTACGGACATAGGTATAAAGACGGCCTATAAGATATTTGAAGACCTGAAAAAGGACATTGCTTCTGTTGACACTGCAGATGCGGCCATGGAAAAGGTGCGGGCGGAAATCAGCCGGATTCTTTCTCAAAGGGAAAGGCGCCTTGAAATCAAAGATGAATCAAAGCCGTTTGTCATAATGGTGAGCGGCGTCAACGGCTCGGGGAAAACCACGACCATTGCGAAGATCGCCTGGCTCCTTAAGAACCAGGGCAGGAGCGTAATCGTTGCAGCGGCGGACACATTCAGAGCGGCCGCAATAGAGCAGCTCGAACACTGGGCGAACAAGGCAGGCGCGGATTTCATAAAGTCACAGGAAGGGGCGGATCCGACGGCTGTTGCCTATGACGGACTGGAAGCAGCAATAAAGAGGGGGCACGACGTGCTCATAATCGATACCGCAGGCAGGCTCCATACGCGCGAGAATCTTATGGAAGAGCTGAAAAAGACTAAACGCGTTCTGGACAAAAAAATGCCGGGAGCACCGAATGAAGTGCTGCTTGTTCTCGATGCGACAATCGGGCAGAATGCCATTGAGCAGACGCGCCAGTTCAACAACGCACTCGGCGTGACCGGCATCGTGCTTACGAAGATGGACGGTTCATCAAAGGGCGGTGTCATTGTAGGCATTGCGGACGAGTTTGACATTCCCATACGTTTTGTGGGTGTCGGCGAGGCCATGGATGACCTTCAGGAGTTTGACGCCGGGCATTTCGTGGACGCTTTATTCAAAAATAATGTTGACTGA
- the rfaE1 gene encoding D-glycero-beta-D-manno-heptose-7-phosphate kinase translates to MIKIPAGKLAGIFDAMPDKNILIIGDIMLDEYIWGTVERISPEAPVPVVDVREETFRLGGAGNVVRNLSSLKAGVQIFSVIGDDRQGDNILSLLSDEGVSPDGLIRDVSRKTIVKTRIIAHTQQVVRIDKEDREHISDDNRKALLSAVKEKMNKADAVVLSDYGKGLLSVGLIADIIAEAGRYGLLVSVDPKERNFPHYKNAGIITPNKKELAFGAGMTISSERDMAEAAGRIFDMLGCGMILATRGAEGMSLFMSRDNVTHIPTAAKTVFDVTGAGDTVISVFTLASATGATPVEAAAIANIAAGIVVGEIGAATVDFEMLKQICMEELGG, encoded by the coding sequence ATGATAAAAATTCCTGCCGGAAAACTTGCCGGGATATTTGATGCGATGCCCGATAAAAACATTCTCATTATCGGCGACATCATGCTGGATGAGTATATCTGGGGAACGGTCGAACGCATATCACCCGAGGCGCCCGTGCCTGTTGTTGATGTCAGGGAAGAGACCTTCAGACTGGGCGGGGCCGGCAACGTAGTCAGGAATTTGAGCAGCCTCAAGGCAGGCGTGCAGATATTTTCAGTCATCGGAGATGACAGGCAGGGCGACAACATATTAAGCCTGCTCAGTGATGAGGGTGTTAGTCCGGACGGCCTCATCAGGGATGTTTCCAGAAAGACAATAGTCAAGACACGTATTATCGCCCACACGCAGCAGGTCGTCAGGATAGACAAGGAAGACAGGGAACACATATCGGATGACAACAGAAAGGCCCTGTTGTCGGCGGTAAAGGAAAAGATGAACAAAGCCGATGCCGTTGTCCTTTCCGATTACGGAAAAGGGCTGCTCAGCGTGGGACTCATTGCAGATATAATCGCCGAGGCCGGCAGATACGGACTGCTCGTGAGTGTTGATCCCAAAGAAAGGAATTTCCCGCATTACAAGAATGCAGGGATCATTACACCCAACAAGAAGGAGCTTGCCTTCGGCGCAGGCATGACGATTTCTTCGGAAAGGGACATGGCGGAAGCCGCGGGCAGGATATTTGATATGCTCGGATGCGGAATGATCCTCGCAACTCGCGGGGCAGAGGGCATGAGCCTTTTTATGAGCAGGGACAATGTGACCCATATCCCTACTGCTGCAAAGACCGTGTTTGATGTAACAGGCGCCGGCGACACAGTAATATCGGTGTTTACGCTTGCAAGCGCAACAGGAGCGACACCGGTCGAGGCGGCCGCGATAGCCAATATTGCGGCGGGAATAGTTGTTGGAGAGATCGGTGCAGCGACGGTAGACTTTGAGATGTTGAAGCAAATCTGCATGGAGGAGCTTGGTGGGTAG
- a CDS encoding DUF4416 family protein: MGSIRLPRDVMLFSSIIYRHYPDDVMAFLEKEFGDTIYQSDELPFDYTNYYEAEMGPGLKRMIVAFKRLVPRDFMPEAKIRSNEIEDKFLTEGKRGINIDPGILSLENVCLATTKPYSHRIYLSRGIWAEVTLIYKGDTYSSLEWTYPDYASDKLRAVFKEIRNIYKGRLRCQAA, from the coding sequence GTGGGTAGCATACGGCTTCCCAGGGACGTGATGTTGTTTTCCAGCATTATCTACCGGCATTATCCGGATGATGTGATGGCTTTTCTTGAAAAGGAATTCGGAGACACGATTTATCAGAGTGATGAACTGCCGTTTGATTATACGAATTATTATGAAGCGGAAATGGGCCCGGGGCTGAAAAGGATGATAGTCGCTTTTAAGAGGCTTGTCCCGAGAGATTTCATGCCTGAAGCGAAAATCAGGTCGAATGAAATTGAAGACAAGTTTCTGACCGAAGGGAAAAGAGGTATAAATATTGATCCGGGAATCCTCTCTCTTGAGAATGTATGTCTGGCAACGACGAAACCCTACAGCCACCGTATATATCTTTCCCGCGGCATATGGGCTGAAGTGACATTGATTTACAAAGGGGATACGTATTCAAGCCTTGAATGGACATATCCTGATTATGCTTCGGATAAACTCAGGGCGGTCTTCAAAGAGATAAGAAATATTTATAAAGGGAGGCTCAGATGCCAGGCAGCATGA
- a CDS encoding YicC/YloC family endoribonuclease has product MPGSMTGYGHAEEGGYSVEIKGLNNRYKDIRVKLPRDMNPIEMQVRSAVSDAIHRGKADVIITRNIVEAEKQGLNINWDYAKAVFEDLRTMAGHFGGEPSFRDVIAVPGVTGEEEKRVEELWALISPVLEKALKGFLDSRMEEGEKLGRDMAERIQVLEGIRLSIEKASQGMPEIFAERLHSNINILLQGKPQVDEIRLAQEIAIMAERCDITEEVVRLKSHFDVFRQTLKSANAAGRRLEFILQEINREFNTIGSKSQDTSISIFVIDAKTELEKIREQLQNIE; this is encoded by the coding sequence ATGCCAGGCAGCATGACAGGCTACGGCCATGCGGAAGAGGGAGGCTATTCAGTAGAAATAAAAGGATTGAACAACAGGTATAAGGATATCCGGGTGAAACTGCCGCGAGACATGAACCCGATTGAAATGCAGGTTCGTTCGGCAGTTTCCGATGCGATACATAGAGGAAAGGCGGATGTGATAATAACCAGAAACATTGTCGAGGCTGAAAAGCAGGGGCTAAATATAAACTGGGATTATGCAAAAGCTGTTTTTGAAGATTTGAGGACAATGGCCGGACATTTCGGGGGAGAGCCCTCTTTCAGGGATGTAATTGCAGTTCCGGGCGTAACAGGTGAAGAAGAGAAAAGGGTGGAGGAACTGTGGGCATTGATCAGCCCTGTCCTTGAAAAGGCATTGAAAGGTTTCCTTGATTCAAGGATGGAAGAGGGGGAAAAGCTGGGGAGGGATATGGCCGAGAGGATACAGGTTCTTGAAGGCATACGCCTCTCGATTGAGAAGGCTTCGCAAGGGATGCCTGAAATATTTGCCGAGAGACTTCACTCGAATATCAATATCCTGCTGCAGGGCAAGCCCCAGGTTGATGAGATAAGGCTTGCACAGGAGATTGCAATAATGGCCGAACGGTGCGATATAACGGAAGAGGTGGTGAGGCTTAAGAGCCATTTCGATGTCTTCAGACAGACGCTTAAATCGGCAAATGCGGCAGGCAGGAGGCTCGAATTCATTCTCCAGGAGATAAACAGGGAATTCAATACCATAGGTTCGAAGTCTCAGGATACCTCCATCAGCATTTTTGTTATAGATGCAAAGACCGAGCTAGAGAAGATAAGGGAACAGCTGCAGAATATTGAATAA
- a CDS encoding DUF370 domain-containing protein: protein MARNESKLLNIGFNNGVVSNRIIAIVNPASSPMKRLREDAKERGQLIDATQGRKTRSIIITDSSHVILSAIQSETIANRLNEGALREEDRLAVKEQD, encoded by the coding sequence ATGGCCAGAAACGAGAGCAAGCTTTTGAATATAGGTTTTAACAACGGTGTAGTTTCGAACAGGATCATTGCCATTGTGAATCCGGCTTCATCTCCGATGAAAAGGCTTCGCGAAGATGCAAAGGAAAGGGGACAGCTTATCGATGCGACACAGGGAAGAAAAACCCGTTCGATAATAATAACCGACAGTTCGCATGTCATCCTTAGCGCAATCCAGTCGGAGACCATTGCAAACAGACTCAACGAAGGAGCCCTCAGGGAAGAGGACAGGCTGGCGGTAAAGGAGCAGGATTGA
- the gmk gene encoding guanylate kinase gives MRIFISGPSGVGKTTIIGELLQRHPEIVLSISYTTRTPRPSELNGREYFFVQKPEFEKMISESGFLEWAHVHKDYYGTSVKWVDEMEKQGRSILFDIDVQGVRQAKAGGSEGLYIMIIPPDMAELEKRLVGRGTEDRKTLAIRLDNAKKELCCWEMYDYIVVNDSLHKALKDIETIITAYSMTAKQTAGRISWLQKIK, from the coding sequence TTGAGGATATTCATCTCCGGACCCTCGGGGGTCGGCAAAACAACAATAATCGGGGAGCTGCTTCAGCGCCATCCCGAAATAGTCCTGTCAATCTCATATACAACCCGCACTCCCAGGCCCTCTGAACTCAACGGCAGGGAATATTTCTTTGTTCAGAAACCTGAGTTTGAAAAAATGATTTCAGAATCGGGTTTTCTTGAATGGGCGCATGTACATAAGGACTACTACGGGACATCTGTCAAATGGGTTGATGAAATGGAAAAACAAGGGAGGAGCATACTCTTCGATATCGATGTGCAGGGCGTGAGACAGGCCAAAGCGGGAGGTTCCGAAGGCCTTTATATAATGATTATCCCGCCTGATATGGCCGAACTAGAAAAGCGTCTTGTAGGCAGGGGAACAGAGGACAGGAAAACGCTTGCAATAAGGCTTGATAATGCGAAAAAGGAGCTTTGCTGCTGGGAGATGTATGACTACATTGTTGTCAATGATTCCCTTCATAAAGCTCTTAAGGATATTGAAACGATTATCACGGCCTATTCAATGACGGCAAAACAGACCGCCGGGAGGATATCATGGCTGCAAAAGATAAAATAA
- the pyrF gene encoding orotidine-5'-phosphate decarboxylase produces MAAKDKIIFALDVADTDEAAKWVSVLKGRVGFFKIGLELFTAAGPDVVGMVKEAGIKVFLDLKFHDIPNTVAGAVRSAVRLGVDMMTLHLSGGRAMIAAGVEAAREESANLGIKRPKIIGVSVLTSLGDSDMRELGFRANAVEQVTTLLEVALKSGADGMVCSAADLDRIKPLAPKGFTIITPGIRPAGADKGDQSRIATPASAIKAGSSLLVIGRPISAAADPVKAVEMIVSEIETAA; encoded by the coding sequence ATGGCTGCAAAAGATAAAATAATCTTTGCTCTGGATGTTGCGGATACTGATGAGGCCGCTAAATGGGTATCAGTTCTCAAAGGCCGGGTGGGCTTCTTCAAAATCGGTCTGGAGCTTTTCACTGCAGCAGGCCCTGATGTGGTCGGTATGGTCAAGGAAGCGGGAATAAAGGTTTTTCTCGATCTTAAATTTCATGACATACCGAATACGGTAGCCGGTGCGGTCAGATCGGCGGTAAGGCTGGGTGTCGACATGATGACCCTTCACCTTTCAGGCGGCAGAGCTATGATTGCAGCAGGCGTTGAAGCAGCCCGTGAAGAGTCGGCCAATCTCGGTATAAAGAGGCCGAAAATTATCGGTGTCAGCGTGCTCACTTCGCTTGGCGACTCGGATATGAGAGAGCTCGGGTTCAGGGCGAATGCAGTGGAGCAGGTCACGACACTTCTCGAGGTCGCATTGAAATCAGGTGCTGACGGCATGGTATGCTCGGCAGCCGATCTTGACCGCATAAAGCCCCTTGCGCCGAAAGGTTTTACAATCATAACTCCGGGCATAAGACCCGCCGGGGCTGACAAAGGTGACCAGTCAAGGATTGCAACCCCGGCTTCTGCAATAAAGGCCGGTTCGAGCCTGCTCGTAATCGGAAGACCCATAAGCGCGGCGGCTGATCCGGTGAAGGCAGTCGAGATGATTGTATCTGAAATTGAGACTGCCGCCTGA
- a CDS encoding energy transducer TonB — protein sequence MYRNLFAACLLLSIGFHVIIAGLVIAYKPAGKRLPFVFVQNVSLVESLRSGTDAIKKSGEDKTVWKIPGPEKVDTASGPENVQSVRGSSYMKEALDAQAHDVSEISRSGNVYTNPANEKGGEALEAGTAGQGTKGANGENEYALAGGAPGGIQYDVTKARLLKAPDIRYDEISRRRGEEGSVSIDLEIDKSGNPRNVKIKRSSGYPRLDRVAMNGISSSRFSPTMKSGRPVDSEVEFTIIFRLDDIRTGLKVVEDDKVNILE from the coding sequence ATGTACAGAAATTTATTTGCCGCATGTCTGTTGTTATCAATTGGATTCCACGTGATAATTGCAGGCCTTGTAATAGCGTATAAACCTGCAGGTAAGCGCCTGCCTTTTGTTTTTGTTCAGAATGTGAGCCTTGTGGAATCTCTCAGATCAGGAACTGATGCCATAAAGAAATCCGGAGAAGATAAAACTGTCTGGAAAATTCCGGGACCTGAAAAAGTTGATACGGCATCAGGGCCGGAAAATGTGCAGTCCGTAAGAGGTTCCTCTTACATGAAAGAAGCGCTTGATGCGCAGGCCCATGATGTTTCAGAAATATCTCGATCAGGGAACGTTTACACAAATCCGGCAAACGAAAAGGGAGGGGAAGCTCTGGAAGCCGGTACTGCAGGGCAGGGAACAAAAGGCGCAAACGGAGAAAATGAGTATGCCCTTGCAGGAGGCGCCCCGGGCGGCATTCAATACGACGTTACAAAGGCGCGTCTGCTTAAGGCTCCTGATATCCGGTATGACGAGATATCAAGGAGACGCGGTGAAGAAGGCAGCGTCAGCATAGACCTTGAAATTGACAAATCCGGCAATCCCAGGAACGTTAAGATCAAACGGTCTTCCGGTTATCCGAGACTGGACAGGGTTGCCATGAACGGAATAAGCTCCTCTAGATTTTCGCCTACGATGAAAAGCGGCAGGCCGGTTGATTCAGAGGTCGAATTCACAATAATATTCAGGCTTGATGACATACGTACCGGATTGAAGGTTGTCGAAGACGATAAGGTTAATATTCTGGAATAA